In Telopea speciosissima isolate NSW1024214 ecotype Mountain lineage chromosome 10, Tspe_v1, whole genome shotgun sequence, the DNA window GGTTACTGACAGAGATGATTACAATATCAAGGTCTGTTGTACCTGCCTGCTTTGCCAGCTCAATCCTGTTTATTTATCAGTGTCAAGCTTCATCTTTGTTTTTGTTCCTCATCGAATTTGTTGATGCACTGATATGTGGTTGATTTTTTCTGATTATATTGAGTTATGGACTGCAGCTAGTATCTGAGAGTGTGAAAACAAAACAGGCGCAGAGCTTTCTCCTTTCTGAGAAACAGATGTTAGCAAAGCAGCTCCAGCAAGTTAATGCATCATTAGAATCCTTCAAACTAAAGATTTTCCGCAGTGAAGAGCAGGTAGATATATTCTTACTCTAAAATCATGCCCTTgcccccctctccccccaccccctctaCAAGAGAGAAGAAGTCCATGTCTCTTTCCAACCAAAATTTTTTCTTGCAGATGAAAGCATATGTAGCTGAAGCTGGAAAAGCTTCTCTGGAAAACAGACACCTTGCCATCAACATGGAGAGTACAAAATGGGAATTGGCAGATGCTGAGAAAGATTTGAAATGGCTAAAGGCTGCTGTTGCTTCCTCAGAAAAGGAATTTGAGCTGAACCAGCGAAAGGCAGCAGAAATCCAATTAGAACTGGAGAGTGAAAGGTAAGTTTTCTTTGTTTAATGTATCCCTTCAAACAAGATTGCATGTAGGGCAGGTGCTGTAATCGTTGTTAGCCCTAGCCTTGTGATGGTCCACTCTCAACTGGTTGTGTATGGTAGCTCAGTTTCATGTGCCTTTTTTGTCACAGTCATGTgtttctaaaatttaaatgtGGGTTTTGATCCAGAgctgagaagaagaagctcGAGGAAGAGCTCAAGGAGATGAATGGGAAAGTACTTGAGATGAGTTCAGCAAATGGGGAGGCTGCAATACAGAAGCTCCAAGATGAGATCAAGGAGTGCAAGGCGATCCTGAAGTGTGGTGTATGTTTTGACCGGCCTAAAGAGGTAGGATTTTTAGCTTTGCTTGTGAGAACAACTGCATGAACCTTTTGGTTACTCAGTGCTATTAGGATTAACGTATGCACTACTTAAATCCAAGGAGAATATTTCCATCATGCCTGTATTGATGCCATGATTGCATCTATGCAAGTAAACTGAGAGTTTCATCAATGCATATACATCAGGTCAATCTTCCAATTTGATAGAATACCCTTGATTATTCATCATGCTTGCGGTATGATTGATGTAGAAATTTGTTTTTAGAGAAGAAGTTGACCTGCATCCATTTAACTGCTACCTGGGTAATTGTTGATGATGGAATTTGTTTGTAACTTTGACAGGTCGTAATTACAAAGTGCTACCATCTGTTCTGCAATCCATGCATCCAAAGGAACCTAGAGATCCGGCATAGGAAGTGCCCTGGGTGTGGAACTGCATTTGGGCAGAATGATGTTCGATTTGTGAATATCTGAGTTCGcttcccccctcctcctcctcctccctcccCTTAGGGATTTATTGGAATAGCTGTGTATATTGATCTTAATTTTGAAGCCATAGTTCTCTTTCTGACCTTCCTCAATGCTCATATTTGTTACATTTCTGATGATTAAAAATTTTTAGCATAAACATCTACCATGTTGGAGCTTCGTGTTGGGCACTCAAAATGGTGGAACTGTTGATTGTTTGAGTCTATCCACTTGGTGAGTATGAGCCTTCCATGTGAAAAAACTTTTGAGACTTGGTCAGAAGTAAGTTTCTGCAACTTTAGTTCAGTGATTGCATTTACAAACAGGTAAGAGCTCGATACATGGTGAGACCATATGCTAACATGAATGCCATGATGAGCACACAATTGGTTGAAATTAGAAAAGCCTAGGGTTTAAAATGGTACAAATTATCAAACAGTAACTCTCCCACGATCTCAATTATGATGTCCTATCTGTTGATGACTTGAAAGTCAAATACTCATTTCATCCATGGGAGTTAGGATCCAACTGAAGCACACTCGGAAGTCATCTTCAACGTGGTAAAATTTGATGCAACCATATAATAATAGGTCAAAATTGAGATCAATTTGAGTTCATTACAAGTAAATTGTAGTCCAGAAAAATCGTTTCTATTTAAGATTTAGTGCAGCAACAattataaaaagtaaaaactatgGGGGAAAGCTAAATACAAGGAAGGCTGAGGACTGATAATTTGAGATAAGACTACCAAATTTATTGTGGTCTATCTAAGTTACTCAAGGATATAAGTATTGGTTTCCATATCAATCTTGGCCGGTATCGATACGGATCGGCTAGAATTGAGTTGTATAGAGCTGCCCGAAACTGATTTAAACACTGATTGATACCCATATGGATCAGTTGGAATTGATGGTATCTGGCCAATATCAGATGTAATTTCAAAACTGATCCACTTTTAGGCTGATACACCCAAGTCATATTGGTATTTATCAATATTGGGCTCCAACAATGCCGATATGATTATAATTAGAACCATGGTGTTACTCTCAAGTCTCATTGCGTATCAGCTGACTAAAAGGGACAAAGTTCTTATAGATGTACATAAGCCTGAATTTTCATCCTCTTAACACACTTACGGATCCAACCGTAAAAACATGAGCAGTAacatctttttttcctttcaagtgttgggtggacggttggatatttaagtgtggtgcattggGCAATGCAGCGCACTTGAGTGGATAAATTTCCATAAAACATTTATTTGGCTTATATCTTCAattatgttttatgtttgaccaaaaaaatttatgtttttggCAAGAGATCATTGCATGGTAGTATAGTGCATGCACTAGCGCGGGAGGAGCAGGGGCCAATAAGAGCATGTGCAGGAGCATttgattgaattgaatttttgaGTTCACTGGATACCGAGCGGTAATTTTGTGCGTAGGAACCACGTGACCAATTAACTTTCTTTTTCTATATGTTTTATTGTACCTGATTGTATCACAATAAGTTTATCTTTCATCACACTTATCCTAATCCTCTAGCTgtcaaccaaaaaacaaaaaaaaattcctaatcCTCTATCTATTTTTCCCTTAATAATATTAACCTTAGAAGGGTTTAGTGGTATGGCTATCACAACGGCATCAAGTTAAGTTAATTGCTATTGTTGGTGTTGGGTCACTTATTTGACTCCCAAATTTATAATTAGCAGCAGGTTGATAGACTGCGCTTCCTGTCTGCCATTCACATATCCTTATCCACAAAACAAGAGAaactatcttcttttctttttcaatccAATGGGCTTTCATTTTCATTAAGAATCTTCGgcaatcttctctctctctctctcttctccttgagGTTTTGAGCACAGAAGCAGAAGAAAGATAAGAAGacgcagaagaagaagaagaagacctgcTATTGTTTCTCAAGCTGACAACATGTTTCTCTCGCTGGTCCAAACATCCTTAACGTCACCCTTCCAAGCTATCCAAATCACGGGTACCCAATTTAAttcttcttttctgtccaaAACCCTATTTCCTTCTCTTGGAACTGTGCCTTTCACCTTTATTACTCTGAGGAGATCACATAATGCTTCAATTGGCAAACTCAATGTCACTGGCGTTCATGCTTCCTTGATCCATAGTCCTGTCTTGTGGGTTGGTAGGCTTTGCATCTTCTATGCCCTCCTGAAGGCCGGATTAGCTGGATCTCCGGCAAGCCCATTGTTCTCAGGTACTAGAATCCTTTTACCTTTTGATGCTAAAGAGttttaatcttttctttcttatattgCCTCCTCTATTTCCCACAATTTTTATGTTCGactcttcttttttcatttgtttcttaGACCtggaaacagaaacagaagCCGACGATTTGGGCTTTTCCAAGTGGTTAGAGAGCTTGAAGGGGAAATCAGGTTTGTGGggttcccttcttctttcatttccttTGCTTTTCTTGCTTCTGTAATCTGTATTCTGTCATGGTGTTGTTGCCTTGTACCCGTCCTTAGCGATTTGATTGGTTGATCTCACAAATTATAAAGCATCATCCATTTAATCTGAATCTTCTGATGCTAATTTGTCCTTTAGTAGATTGCTGGTTAGATCGGGTAGATTAGTTAATCTTGTTTAACAAGTCGGTCTAATCCAAGGATTTCTAAAAATTTGCTTGCTACAGCATCGTGTGTCTTTTTGACAAGATATTTTAGAATCATGTTTTGGTTTAGTTTTATAGAAGCTAAGTAGTGAGGCAATAACTATGAACAAAGATAGACCCACTAATCCTGTACAGTCTATTGAGATTGAACTGCATTATCAGGAAGAGTACTGGATTTCATTAGCAGCTTAGTTAGAAAGATGAACTATATTCATTTAACTTGTGGTATTTGTTTGATTTAGAGGAAAAGGAAGCAGCTGACAAAAGGAAACTGGTGAGCAAATGGCATCCTACAACAAAAGGTACTCTCAAGAGGAGTTACAGAGTACCTTCCAAATCCGAAGGACGACGTCTTCTTAAAGCCATTGCGTCCCTGCTTTCTGATGATGATCACTTTGTTGATGCCACTTCTCATAAGGTACTTAAGTTCATACTATACTTCTTTTTCATCACTTGAAGCAGAGTTTGCATTCTCATCTAGATTTCTAATTGGAAGTTCTTGCATTGGTTTGTAGGGTTGTCAAATTAGGAGGGAGAGCGCTCATGGAGAAAGTGTCTGTTGTAACAATGTGAGAGCTCTTTTTGATGAGCTCCCTACTCCACATCTTGTTGTGGAGATCACACCTTTTCCTGCAGGGCCTCTCACAGACAAAGATTACGCCAAGGCTGAGAAACTAGAGAGGGTACTTAGGTCTGGACCTTCCATTTGAATTACCTTTgatttcttcacttctcctttgTGTATATACAATCCACAACTTGTACATATATATCACTAATAAAAGGTTTTTCTGTTGTTCCCTTTACATACTGAACCTCTTCAAGTCAATGATTTCTTTTGTCACATTCTGAAAATTGAAATCTATATGAAGCATGATGTAATCCAGGAGAAGAGAGTTAAGCCATTCCCCTATATGTGTGTGTACCTGTTAGGATCTCCCGTCGATAACAAATTTGAAAGGCTTTCCCATAAGTGACTGACAATTTATGGGCTGACAATGTTGTGTTGTGCTGCCGATATTCAAAGTGGAAAATGTGCAGCAATCCATTTAGTTTCTGTGAAATGTGAACTTTGTGGAGCTAGTTACTTAGACTTGTCAAAAATTGAATAAAGACACTCTGGAATTGAGAGTTCTCTTCTAGTTGGATCATAATACAAGTTGTCTCACCCAATTCACTTGTTATGTGAGTTCCTTAAAATTGGCGAACCGTCATGTAGAATGGAAGGTGAGATctggaagaaaatgaaaattcaagAGAACTTAAATCACTCACTTGTTATATTGTTCATGAAATGGGTGCTGATTCCAGGTGATGAACAGGATTAGGACTCTCCCAGACATTGTGTTAAAATGTGTTTCATCTTCAGGATGTTTCACTCGATTTACTTACCTTATAATTACGAAACAGCAGTCTCTGATGTCTACTTGGGAATTTGTACTGCAACTCTTTTGTTCACAAGTAGAGGTTGCACGTGTTTCATATTTTCCTAAAAGGGTGCTGTGGGAGGGGTCTCCCTGGTAAATGGTTGGATGGGTTTCATCTCCAACGTGATTCAGTCAATTTACTTGCCTATGAGAACCAAAATGACAGCGTCTGCATCTACTTGATACTGCAGCTTGTTTGTTCAAAGCAGAATTTGTTGGAGGGTCGAACCCAAAACCTCTGAGGCATTAGTTTAAGAGAGTTTCTCAAATATACAAAGGCACCAAGGTTGGACTATAACTCTATAGCTCCCAACAAAACTTGTTTCTTTTTAAACTATCTTGGAAGAGATCTGCTTCCGATTACTGGGGGCTTCTAAGCTCTTGGTCCTTTAAACAGCTTCAGTGATAATTGCATATGTAATATTTTTCATAAATCCAAATAAACAATGGACAAGAGTAACAGTCAGTGTGgtatagggttttttttttttttttgtttggttgaaaATGTGGTATAGGGGTTACTAGTTGCTGAAGTGTGT includes these proteins:
- the LOC122642608 gene encoding uncharacterized protein LOC122642608; protein product: MFLSLVQTSLTSPFQAIQITGTQFNSSFLSKTLFPSLGTVPFTFITLRRSHNASIGKLNVTGVHASLIHSPVLWVGRLCIFYALLKAGLAGSPASPLFSDLETETEADDLGFSKWLESLKGKSEEKEAADKRKLVSKWHPTTKGTLKRSYRVPSKSEGRRLLKAIASLLSDDDHFVDATSHKGCQIRRESAHGESVCCNNVRALFDELPTPHLVVEITPFPAGPLTDKDYAKAEKLERVLRSGPSI